In the Colwellia sp. 20A7 genome, one interval contains:
- a CDS encoding FG-GAP repeat domain-containing protein: protein MHNRFLVGFIFFYLFIVVPTTFANSTKSASTKLDFKKYSITAPFKVSLPIIPLDLVNGESSSDELVLIGVDKLNQTWLAVYIFNDKSDEFILLDKLVISDEYFAFDVSEDRKGLYFLAKDKVVVLTYNSELKADSNLKSGLYFEHKQEISSIFLLPNSKFISKKDFIQDVNKDGYDDIVLPDFGKTNLWLFSEDDVVPVYQHLAIKTQIELERGGVKFTPTTLFFADFNLDNRQDVAWISKGYINYFSQNNDGKFSITADKIALADTIYGVNWWHIKEADGENLDQSNLVHRAVEEIKDINGDGLSDVVVRFTQSSGVLDRTNDYEFYLGYINQENQLAYPTIPNTVIKAEGTLTDLKIIDVNKDEKFEVLVSSFELSVSNIIGALLSGGIDQNVLLFALDDENRYEEDALISKEVELNFSLTSGQSGQPIVRLSDVNGDGLQDLVLSSGEDRFAIFLGDQSSKLFERKSKKFKAVLPENGELFEQYDINHDGKEDFIIRYGRLDDESLANKVTILMVK, encoded by the coding sequence ATGCACAATCGATTTTTAGTAGGCTTTATATTTTTTTATCTTTTTATAGTTGTTCCCACTACCTTTGCAAATTCAACAAAGTCTGCCAGTACGAAGTTAGATTTTAAAAAATATAGCATTACAGCACCATTTAAGGTCAGTTTACCCATTATTCCATTAGATTTAGTGAATGGAGAATCCTCGTCTGATGAATTAGTCCTTATTGGGGTCGATAAACTGAATCAAACTTGGCTGGCAGTTTATATTTTTAATGATAAGTCTGATGAATTTATCCTGTTAGATAAACTAGTTATTTCAGACGAGTATTTTGCTTTTGATGTCAGTGAAGATAGAAAAGGGCTCTACTTTTTAGCGAAAGATAAGGTAGTTGTACTTACCTATAATAGCGAGCTCAAAGCAGACTCTAATTTGAAATCTGGCTTGTACTTTGAACACAAACAAGAAATTAGCTCTATTTTCTTATTACCTAACTCAAAATTCATTTCTAAGAAAGATTTTATTCAAGATGTTAATAAAGATGGCTATGATGATATCGTTTTACCTGACTTTGGGAAAACAAATTTGTGGTTATTTTCAGAAGATGACGTCGTTCCTGTGTATCAACATTTGGCTATTAAGACACAAATAGAATTAGAAAGAGGTGGGGTGAAATTTACGCCAACAACTTTATTTTTTGCGGATTTTAATCTTGATAATCGTCAAGATGTTGCTTGGATTTCTAAAGGATATATTAATTATTTTAGCCAGAATAATGATGGTAAATTCTCTATAACCGCAGATAAAATTGCTTTAGCCGATACTATCTATGGTGTAAATTGGTGGCATATTAAAGAAGCTGATGGTGAAAACCTCGATCAAAGTAATTTAGTTCATCGTGCTGTTGAGGAAATTAAAGATATAAATGGTGATGGTTTATCTGATGTTGTTGTTCGTTTTACTCAAAGCTCAGGAGTATTAGACAGAACCAATGATTATGAATTTTATTTGGGCTATATAAATCAAGAAAATCAATTAGCATATCCTACAATACCCAATACTGTTATTAAGGCTGAAGGTACATTAACCGATTTGAAAATAATTGATGTTAATAAAGATGAAAAATTTGAAGTGTTAGTTTCTTCATTTGAGCTAAGTGTTAGTAATATTATTGGTGCTTTACTGTCTGGAGGCATAGATCAAAATGTTTTACTATTTGCTTTAGATGATGAAAATCGTTATGAAGAAGACGCACTAATTAGTAAAGAAGTTGAATTAAATTTTAGCTTAACGTCTGGACAGAGTGGTCAACCTATTGTGCGGTTAAGTGATGTAAACGGTGATGGTTTACAAGATTTAGTGTTATCTTCTGGGGAAGACAGATTCGCTATTTTTTTAGGCGATCAAAGTTCAAAATTGTTCGAGCGTAAAAGTAAAAAGTTTAAAGCTGTATTACCTGAAAATGGTGAATTATTTGAACAGTATGATATTAATCATGATGGTAAAGAAGATTTTATTATACGCTATGGACGTTTAGATGATGAAAGTCTGGCTAATAAAGTTACTATACTTATGGTGAAGTAA
- a CDS encoding fatty acid cis/trans isomerase: protein MRLYHWLFLLFVLCGCATISFIEYDNLYGAASVENRIPAQKVSTKESIHFNQVIKPIIENRCVVCHGCFDAPCQLKMENLAGLERGANKELVYNGERLLTVKKSHSISTLTSHDTGQLNSLRQEGFFPVLNERDQTPIANANAGLMYQMLQLKQQHPLPNTTLLDNSFDVSLNREQQCPTIEEFEQYKNNYPLAGMPYGLPALNTTQHQQLTTWIANGAQLPKAKQATPKEQDIINKWESWLNQNDNKQQLVSRYLFEHLYLANLYFKENSQSYFKLVRSSTPPGQPTSVINTRRPFDSPFTDDEHVTKDTDNQIPKQVYYRLLKQHDTIIAKRHMPYLFDLDKLNYLNTLFISPQYQVAKLPDYQLKNASNPFITFRDIPTKSRYTFLLEQAQFSIMNFIKGPVCRGQVALNVIDDHFWVLFADPDYINDFHSDSFLDNKSNLLQLPAATSDKTFSLLYWRSYANREKAYVKSKLDYMKSINFKKNDVDLNLIWSGEGNPNATLTIFRHFDSASVLKGFIGQTPKTAWFITYPILERIHYLLVAGFDVYGNVSHQLKTRLYMDFLRMEAESNFIAFLPKKDRKKVHQHWYRNTSKDIQDYIFSDNFHQLPETNISYTTKDSKKELLEKVAKHTNNSDINAYNLANTDNSNTNEYKLKRLNSMTGSAVSILPQVSYLMVNGEHGSSVYTLINNSAHSNVAHLFSEDERRIPAEDNLTVLAGIVGTYPNAFFKVSDQQLATFVSAVESIKTEEDYSQLKDKFAIRRTDPNFWQYADQLHLWYKKNQANSAGLLDFNRLENR, encoded by the coding sequence ATGCGTCTTTATCATTGGTTATTTTTACTCTTTGTTCTATGCGGTTGTGCCACTATCAGTTTTATTGAATACGACAACCTTTACGGTGCTGCCAGTGTAGAAAATCGTATACCAGCTCAGAAGGTATCGACTAAAGAAAGCATACATTTTAATCAAGTCATTAAACCTATTATCGAAAACCGATGTGTAGTTTGTCATGGTTGCTTTGATGCTCCATGTCAGCTAAAAATGGAAAATCTCGCGGGCCTAGAGCGCGGAGCAAACAAAGAACTGGTATACAACGGTGAGCGCTTACTTACAGTTAAAAAATCGCATAGCATAAGTACGTTAACCTCTCACGATACCGGGCAACTTAACTCTTTACGTCAAGAAGGCTTTTTTCCGGTATTAAATGAACGTGATCAAACACCTATAGCCAATGCCAACGCCGGTTTAATGTATCAAATGCTACAACTGAAACAGCAGCACCCATTACCAAATACAACATTATTAGATAATAGTTTTGATGTTTCGTTAAATAGAGAGCAACAATGCCCAACTATAGAAGAATTTGAACAATACAAAAATAACTATCCGTTAGCAGGTATGCCTTATGGACTACCAGCATTAAATACTACACAGCATCAGCAATTAACAACTTGGATAGCAAATGGCGCACAATTACCAAAAGCAAAGCAGGCAACCCCAAAAGAGCAAGACATAATCAATAAATGGGAAAGTTGGTTAAATCAAAATGATAATAAACAGCAGCTTGTTTCACGTTATTTGTTTGAACATTTATACCTTGCCAACCTATATTTTAAAGAAAATAGCCAAAGTTATTTTAAGCTCGTTCGTTCAAGTACACCTCCTGGGCAACCTACTAGCGTTATTAATACTCGTAGACCTTTTGATTCACCCTTTACTGACGATGAACATGTGACCAAGGACACCGATAATCAGATACCGAAACAAGTTTATTATCGATTACTTAAACAACACGATACTATTATTGCTAAACGTCATATGCCTTATCTTTTTGATTTAGATAAATTAAACTATCTAAATACACTGTTTATCTCACCACAATATCAAGTAGCAAAATTACCTGACTATCAGTTAAAGAATGCGTCAAACCCCTTTATTACTTTTCGAGATATACCAACAAAATCACGTTACACATTTTTATTAGAGCAGGCACAGTTCTCTATTATGAACTTTATTAAAGGTCCTGTTTGTCGTGGGCAAGTCGCCTTAAACGTAATAGACGATCATTTTTGGGTATTATTTGCTGATCCAGATTATATTAACGATTTTCATTCAGACAGCTTCCTTGATAACAAAAGTAATTTACTTCAATTACCCGCGGCTACTAGCGATAAAACTTTCTCATTATTATATTGGCGCTCGTATGCTAATCGTGAAAAAGCTTATGTAAAAAGTAAACTAGATTATATGAAATCAATTAATTTTAAAAAAAATGATGTCGATCTTAATTTGATTTGGTCTGGAGAAGGTAATCCAAACGCCACCTTAACTATCTTCAGACATTTTGATAGTGCATCAGTCTTAAAAGGTTTTATTGGTCAAACACCAAAAACGGCATGGTTTATTACCTACCCTATATTAGAGCGTATTCACTACTTATTGGTTGCTGGTTTTGATGTTTATGGCAACGTAAGTCATCAATTAAAAACACGTTTATATATGGATTTTTTACGTATGGAAGCCGAGAGTAATTTCATTGCTTTTTTACCTAAAAAAGATCGTAAAAAAGTACATCAACATTGGTATAGAAATACCTCAAAAGATATTCAAGATTATATATTTTCCGATAATTTTCACCAATTACCAGAAACTAATATTAGTTATACAACAAAAGATTCAAAAAAGGAGTTATTAGAAAAAGTAGCTAAACATACTAATAATAGTGATATTAATGCTTATAACTTAGCTAATACAGACAATAGTAATACCAATGAATATAAGCTAAAACGCCTTAATAGTATGACTGGTTCAGCAGTATCAATTTTACCACAAGTCAGTTACTTAATGGTTAATGGGGAACATGGTAGCAGTGTTTACACGTTAATCAATAATAGTGCACATAGCAATGTTGCCCACTTATTTTCCGAAGATGAACGACGCATCCCTGCAGAAGACAATTTAACAGTACTGGCAGGTATAGTAGGTACATACCCTAATGCATTTTTTAAAGTAAGTGATCAACAATTGGCTACATTTGTCAGCGCAGTGGAAAGTATAAAAACTGAGGAAGATTATAGCCAACTTAAAGATAAATTTGCTATACGACGTACTGATCCTAACTTTTGGCAATACGCTGATCAATTACACCTTTGGTATAAAAAGAATCAAGCTAATTCAGCTGGGTTATTAGACTTTAATCGCTTAGAAAACCGTTAG